The proteins below come from a single Armatimonadota bacterium genomic window:
- a CDS encoding ABC transporter substrate-binding protein — MGKAWMAAVTAVAVALAAATLAPPGFGQARGNTMIVTFKDDVSTLDPAIGYDWQNWSIIKSIFDGLMDYEPGTTKLVPHLAESYTISADGKTYTFRLRRGVKFHNGREVTAQDFKYSLERVLNPKTQSPGAGFFGGIAGAAAFSEGKAAEVSGIRVVDRYTLTITLDKPNAAFLHTMALNFSHVVPREEVEKAGADFGHKPVGTGAFRVKEWVLGQRLVLVRNRDYFLRGRPYLDEIVFQVGVEPNVAFLKLQRGEVDVLGDGIPPAEFVKVMNNPTLRRLVAVGDQLHTGYVTLNTQVSPLTDVRVRRALNMAVDKARIVRIINNRAVPATQVLPPLMPGYDRSYTGYPFDRAQAKKLLAEAGYPNGFSTVLYANNTDPNPRIAQAIQQDLAAIGVRVELKTLAQSTVIEAGGQKGQAPMIWSGGMAWIADYPDPNNFYWPILSCAALAPGTWNWAWYCNQQVEKQVEQADAMVQPAQAAAREQRFRQIYRTIMGDAPWIPIFHEKRYTMHSARMGGPEVLWVDPIHIPVHYDEVRVVR, encoded by the coding sequence ATGGGCAAAGCCTGGATGGCGGCGGTCACGGCGGTGGCGGTGGCGCTGGCGGCGGCCACGCTGGCGCCCCCGGGGTTCGGCCAGGCCCGGGGCAATACGATGATCGTCACCTTCAAGGACGACGTCAGCACCCTGGACCCGGCCATCGGCTACGACTGGCAGAACTGGTCCATCATCAAATCCATCTTCGACGGCCTGATGGACTACGAGCCGGGGACCACCAAGCTGGTCCCGCACCTGGCCGAGTCCTACACCATCTCCGCCGACGGCAAGACCTACACCTTCCGGCTGCGCCGGGGGGTGAAGTTCCACAACGGGCGCGAGGTGACGGCCCAGGACTTCAAGTACTCGCTGGAGCGCGTCCTCAACCCCAAGACCCAGAGCCCCGGGGCCGGCTTCTTCGGCGGGATCGCGGGGGCGGCGGCGTTCAGCGAGGGCAAGGCCGCGGAGGTCTCGGGCATCCGGGTGGTGGACCGCTACACCCTGACCATCACCCTGGACAAGCCCAACGCCGCCTTCCTGCACACCATGGCCCTGAACTTCTCCCACGTGGTGCCCCGGGAAGAGGTCGAGAAGGCCGGCGCCGACTTCGGCCACAAGCCGGTGGGCACCGGCGCGTTCCGGGTCAAAGAGTGGGTGCTGGGCCAGCGGCTGGTCCTCGTCCGCAACCGGGACTACTTCCTGCGGGGGCGGCCCTACCTGGACGAGATCGTCTTCCAGGTGGGCGTGGAGCCCAACGTGGCGTTTCTGAAGCTGCAGCGGGGCGAGGTGGACGTTCTGGGCGACGGCATCCCGCCCGCCGAGTTCGTCAAGGTGATGAACAACCCCACCCTGCGCCGGCTGGTGGCGGTGGGCGACCAGCTCCACACCGGCTACGTCACCCTCAACACCCAGGTCAGCCCTCTCACCGATGTGCGGGTGCGCCGGGCCCTGAACATGGCGGTGGACAAGGCGCGCATCGTCCGCATCATCAACAACCGGGCCGTGCCCGCCACCCAGGTCCTCCCGCCCCTGATGCCGGGCTACGACCGGTCGTACACGGGCTACCCCTTTGACCGCGCGCAGGCGAAGAAGCTGCTGGCGGAGGCCGGGTACCCCAACGGGTTCTCCACCGTCCTGTACGCCAACAACACCGACCCCAACCCGCGCATCGCCCAGGCCATCCAGCAGGACCTGGCGGCCATCGGCGTGCGGGTGGAGCTCAAGACCCTGGCCCAGAGCACCGTCATCGAGGCCGGAGGCCAGAAGGGTCAGGCGCCGATGATCTGGTCGGGCGGCATGGCGTGGATCGCCGACTACCCCGATCCCAACAACTTCTACTGGCCCATCCTGTCCTGCGCGGCCCTGGCCCCCGGCACCTGGAACTGGGCGTGGTACTGCAACCAGCAGGTGGAAAAGCAGGTGGAGCAGGCCGACGCCATGGTGCAGCCCGCCCAGGCGGCCGCCCGGGAGCAGCGCTTCCGGCAGATCTACCGGACCATCATGGGCGACGCGCCGTGGATTCCCATCTTCCACGAGAAGCGCTACACGATGCACTCGGCCCGCATGGGCGGGCCGGAGGTTCTGTGGGTGGACCCCATCCACATCCCGGTGCACTACGACGAGGTGCGGGTGGTCCGATGA
- a CDS encoding acetamidase/formamidase family protein: protein MTHHTLHRQRHHFGWNNALEPALRVAPGEVVAFEVVDASGGQLTRSSTVADVASLDFARVNPVTGPVYVEGARPGDALEVEILDLEGSGWGWTAIIPGFGLLAEDFPAPFLHISTYDARGVEFAPGIRLPVRPFPGTIGVAPAEPGVHSVVPPREVGGNMDIRDLVRGTTLWLPVRVPGALFSVGDTHAAQGDGEVCGTAVESPMVVTLRFGLRPQAGLRRPRFSVPGPPTRHVDERGYHVTTGIGPDLMQASKDAVRDMIDLLGREYRLTPELAYALCSVAVDLRISEVVDAPNWVVSAYLPRSIFV, encoded by the coding sequence ATGACGCACCACACCCTGCACCGCCAGCGGCATCACTTCGGCTGGAACAACGCCCTGGAGCCCGCCCTGCGGGTGGCGCCGGGGGAGGTGGTGGCGTTCGAGGTGGTGGACGCGAGCGGGGGCCAGCTGACCCGCTCCTCCACCGTCGCCGACGTCGCCTCTCTGGACTTCGCGCGGGTGAATCCGGTCACCGGCCCGGTGTACGTTGAGGGCGCCCGGCCCGGAGACGCCCTCGAGGTGGAGATCCTGGACCTGGAGGGCAGCGGGTGGGGGTGGACGGCCATCATCCCGGGCTTCGGGCTGCTGGCCGAGGACTTTCCCGCCCCCTTCCTGCACATCAGCACCTACGATGCCCGGGGGGTGGAGTTCGCCCCCGGCATCCGCCTGCCGGTAAGGCCGTTCCCGGGCACCATCGGGGTTGCCCCCGCCGAACCGGGCGTGCACTCGGTGGTGCCCCCGCGGGAGGTCGGCGGCAACATGGACATCCGCGATCTGGTCCGGGGGACCACCCTGTGGCTGCCGGTCCGGGTGCCCGGAGCGCTGTTCTCGGTGGGCGACACTCACGCCGCCCAGGGGGACGGCGAGGTGTGCGGGACGGCGGTGGAGTCGCCCATGGTGGTGACCCTGCGCTTCGGCCTGCGCCCCCAGGCGGGGCTGCGCCGGCCCCGGTTTTCGGTTCCCGGCCCGCCCACCCGGCACGTGGACGAGCGCGGCTACCACGTGACCACCGGCATCGGCCCGGACCTGATGCAGGCCAGCAAGGACGCCGTCCGGGACATGATCGACCTGCTGGGCCGCGAGTACCGCCTGACTCCCGAACTGGCCTACGCCCTGTGCAGCGTGGCCGTGGACCTGCGGATCAGCGAGGTGGTGGACGCGCCCAACTGGGTGGTGTCCGCCTACCTGCCGCGGTCCATCTTCGTGTAA
- a CDS encoding SMP-30/gluconolactonase/LRE family protein, whose amino-acid sequence MNRGSGAVGGLLAVALTVGWAVAGGAAPAEAPILVSGFATPESILYDSRADVYLVSNINGSPTAADDNGFISRVAPDGRVLDLKWIDGARPKVRLNAPKGMAVSGDTLYVSDITTVRMFDRRTGEPRGAVVILGSTFVNDLAAGRDGTVYITDTGVRPDFSPSGTDAIYRLSGGQIGVVARSPDLNHPNGIAVLPDGTLVVVTFSPAGEMYTVGSDGTRRNVRRLPAGNLDGVEVLPGGALLVSSWGASAVFRVEPDGTVSTAVGNVPSPADIGYDGRRNRVLIPVFTENRIVIHPLR is encoded by the coding sequence ATGAACAGAGGGTCGGGCGCGGTCGGCGGGCTGCTGGCGGTCGCCCTGACGGTGGGGTGGGCTGTCGCCGGCGGGGCGGCGCCGGCGGAGGCGCCGATCCTGGTGAGTGGCTTCGCCACCCCCGAGTCGATCCTGTACGATTCCCGGGCCGATGTCTACCTCGTCTCCAACATCAACGGCTCGCCCACCGCAGCCGACGACAACGGGTTCATCTCCCGGGTGGCGCCCGACGGGCGCGTTCTGGACCTGAAGTGGATTGACGGCGCCCGGCCCAAGGTCCGGCTGAACGCTCCCAAGGGCATGGCGGTGTCCGGCGACACCCTGTACGTGTCCGACATCACCACGGTGCGGATGTTCGACCGCCGCACCGGCGAGCCCCGGGGCGCGGTGGTGATCCTGGGATCCACCTTCGTCAACGATCTGGCGGCCGGCCGCGACGGCACCGTCTACATCACCGACACCGGCGTGCGGCCGGACTTCAGCCCCTCGGGCACCGACGCCATCTACCGGCTGTCCGGCGGCCAGATCGGCGTGGTGGCCCGGTCGCCCGATCTCAACCACCCCAACGGCATCGCCGTCCTGCCCGACGGCACGCTGGTGGTGGTCACCTTCAGCCCCGCAGGCGAGATGTACACGGTGGGCTCGGACGGGACACGCCGGAACGTGCGCCGCCTCCCGGCGGGCAACCTGGACGGGGTGGAGGTCCTGCCGGGCGGCGCGCTGCTGGTGTCGTCGTGGGGCGCGTCGGCGGTCTTTCGCGTGGAGCCCGATGGAACGGTCTCCACAGCCGTCGGCAACGTGCCCTCCCCCGCGGACATCGGGTACGACGGCCGGCGGAACCGGGTGCTGATCCCGGTCTTCACCGAGAACCGGATCGTCATCCACCCGCTGCGCTAG
- a CDS encoding serine protease has translation MARRGPVALPALAVLALTTAASPARADGPVLTAPDRRGIPMLVTREGDVVRYGTGVIVGPETVLTAKHAVSGAVQIVLPAATVTGHVQCRAPDRDTAVITARMPRGTPRYRIAWRMVTVGEPVRTGGYPGRRWTVASGRVTQVIRVAVLSGRRVNTPMVVFRPALHQGASGSPVLDARGFVVAIFIASNPQENYSIALPIATGLGPCRVLVR, from the coding sequence ATGGCCCGCAGAGGGCCGGTGGCCCTTCCCGCCCTGGCCGTTCTGGCCCTGACGACCGCGGCGTCTCCCGCCCGCGCCGACGGTCCGGTGCTGACTGCGCCCGACCGGCGGGGCATTCCCATGCTGGTCACCCGCGAGGGAGACGTGGTGCGGTACGGCACCGGGGTCATCGTCGGCCCCGAGACCGTGCTGACCGCCAAGCACGCAGTGTCCGGGGCGGTGCAGATCGTCCTGCCCGCAGCGACGGTGACCGGACACGTGCAGTGCCGCGCTCCGGACCGGGACACGGCCGTGATCACGGCGCGCATGCCCCGGGGCACCCCGCGGTACCGCATCGCCTGGCGTATGGTGACCGTGGGCGAGCCCGTCCGCACCGGCGGCTATCCCGGCCGGCGATGGACGGTGGCCTCGGGCCGGGTCACCCAGGTGATCCGGGTGGCCGTGCTGTCCGGCCGGCGGGTCAACACCCCCATGGTGGTCTTCCGGCCGGCCCTGCACCAGGGCGCCAGCGGCTCGCCGGTCCTGGACGCCCGGGGGTTCGTGGTGGCCATCTTCATCGCCAGCAACCCTCAGGAGAACTACAGCATCGCCCTGCCCATCGCCACCGGCCTGGGCCCCTGCCGGGTCCTGGTGCGCTGA
- the hisD gene encoding histidinol dehydrogenase — protein MQILKAPRTPLEPDDEEVRAAVARIIADVRARGDAAVREYTRRFDGVDREPVVSGDEARRALASLDPADREALEGAAGRIEAFARAQRQALQDAAVEVSPGAHAGHRLVAVRSAGCYIPGGRRPLPSTALMTIIPARVAGVPRIAACAPPGPDGSVHPATLAAVALAGAHEIYCMGGAQAIAALAYGTESVRPVDLICGPGNAFVVEAKRQVYGRVGIDLPAGPSEVCVLADASADPALVAADLLAQAEHDVRARAALVSTDARVARAVLRWIDEALAQAPADDVARTAWQDRGEVAVAADLDEACAYVNAAAPEHVELHLADPDAALGRLDACGAVFIGPASSAVFGDYGAGPTHVLPTGGAARFAGGLWVGTFLRPVASLRLTPDAASALAPVVERLAALEGLPRHARAARMRRRV, from the coding sequence GTGCAGATCCTGAAGGCGCCGCGGACGCCGCTCGAACCCGACGACGAGGAAGTCAGGGCCGCCGTCGCCCGCATCATCGCCGACGTCCGCGCGCGGGGCGATGCGGCCGTGCGGGAGTACACCCGCAGGTTCGACGGCGTGGACCGGGAGCCGGTCGTCTCCGGGGACGAAGCCCGGCGGGCGCTGGCGTCCCTGGATCCGGCGGACCGGGAGGCGCTGGAGGGGGCCGCGGGGAGGATCGAGGCGTTTGCCCGCGCCCAGCGGCAGGCGCTGCAGGACGCAGCGGTCGAGGTCAGCCCCGGCGCACACGCCGGACACCGCCTGGTGGCGGTGAGGTCGGCCGGGTGCTACATCCCCGGCGGCCGGCGCCCGCTGCCGTCCACCGCCCTGATGACCATCATCCCCGCGCGCGTGGCGGGCGTGCCCCGCATCGCCGCCTGCGCCCCGCCGGGCCCGGACGGCTCCGTGCACCCGGCCACCCTGGCGGCCGTGGCGCTGGCCGGCGCCCACGAGATCTACTGCATGGGCGGGGCCCAGGCCATCGCCGCCCTGGCCTACGGGACGGAGTCGGTGCGCCCCGTGGACCTGATCTGCGGGCCCGGCAACGCCTTCGTGGTGGAGGCCAAACGGCAGGTCTACGGCCGCGTGGGGATCGACCTGCCGGCCGGCCCCAGCGAGGTGTGCGTCCTGGCCGACGCCAGCGCCGACCCCGCGCTGGTGGCGGCGGACCTGCTGGCCCAGGCCGAGCACGACGTCCGGGCGCGGGCGGCGCTGGTCAGCACCGACGCGCGGGTGGCCCGGGCGGTGCTGCGGTGGATCGACGAAGCCCTGGCCCAGGCGCCTGCGGACGATGTGGCCCGCACGGCGTGGCAGGACCGCGGGGAGGTGGCGGTGGCCGCCGACCTGGACGAAGCCTGCGCATACGTCAACGCGGCGGCCCCCGAGCACGTGGAGCTCCACCTGGCCGACCCCGATGCGGCGCTGGGCCGCCTGGACGCCTGCGGGGCGGTGTTCATCGGCCCGGCCTCGTCGGCGGTGTTCGGCGACTACGGCGCCGGACCCACCCACGTGCTGCCCACGGGGGGCGCGGCCCGCTTTGCGGGAGGCCTGTGGGTGGGCACCTTCCTGCGCCCGGTCGCCTCCCTGCGGCTGACCCCCGACGCCGCCTCCGCCCTGGCCCCGGTGGTGGAGCGTCTGGCCGCGCTGGAAGGCCTGCCCCGCCACGCCCGCGCCGCCCGCATGCGCCGGCGCGTCTGA
- a CDS encoding ABC transporter substrate-binding protein yields the protein MARRSVLLVVVGVALAAAGAGAQAEPVPIGLSAPLTGFGAPDGLSVRQAVELGVRQINAAGGVLGRQIRLVVYDDQAAPPQGVAVAQRLIERDRVVAAVGGSYSGATRGAAPIFQQNRVPFVVGYAVHPEITRAGPYVFRVGFLGPVEGAGAAEVARLYFNAQRVAMLTMDNDFGRALAQGFRDRASKTGLNIVGEVIYPLGEKDMAPHVTRVRAMNPDLIFVSGLFNEAALITRTVRQLGLRAQILGEEGFDSPKYLELAGADAEGVVIVTNLNRDDPRAVVQTFLREYRQAYKMEADMVGASSYDALRIIVDGLRRAGTTESARLRDAIAATRNFNGVTGVLSFTPQRETIKPIQVQVVRNGQFRYFGVITDPEIITPP from the coding sequence GTGGCACGACGCAGCGTGCTGCTTGTGGTGGTGGGTGTGGCCCTGGCCGCCGCGGGCGCCGGCGCCCAGGCGGAGCCGGTCCCCATCGGCCTCAGCGCACCCCTGACCGGGTTCGGAGCGCCCGACGGTCTCAGCGTGCGGCAGGCCGTGGAGCTGGGCGTGCGGCAGATCAACGCCGCCGGCGGCGTGCTGGGCCGGCAGATCCGGCTGGTGGTCTACGACGACCAGGCCGCCCCGCCCCAGGGCGTGGCGGTGGCCCAGCGGCTGATCGAGCGCGACAGGGTCGTGGCGGCTGTGGGCGGATCCTACAGCGGCGCCACCCGGGGCGCGGCGCCCATCTTCCAGCAGAACCGCGTCCCCTTCGTGGTGGGCTACGCGGTGCACCCCGAGATTACCCGCGCCGGTCCCTACGTGTTCCGGGTGGGCTTTCTGGGCCCGGTGGAAGGGGCCGGGGCCGCGGAGGTGGCCCGGCTGTACTTCAACGCCCAGCGGGTAGCCATGCTCACCATGGACAACGACTTCGGCCGCGCCCTGGCCCAGGGTTTCCGGGACCGGGCCAGCAAGACCGGCCTGAACATCGTGGGGGAGGTCATCTACCCCCTGGGCGAAAAGGACATGGCTCCCCACGTGACCCGGGTGCGGGCCATGAACCCGGACCTGATCTTCGTCAGCGGCCTGTTCAACGAGGCGGCGCTGATCACGCGCACCGTCCGCCAGCTGGGCCTGCGGGCCCAGATCCTGGGCGAGGAAGGCTTTGACTCGCCCAAGTACCTGGAGCTGGCCGGAGCGGACGCCGAGGGCGTGGTCATCGTCACCAACCTCAACCGGGACGACCCGCGGGCCGTGGTGCAGACGTTCCTGCGGGAGTACCGCCAGGCCTACAAGATGGAGGCCGACATGGTGGGAGCGTCCAGCTACGACGCCCTGCGCATCATCGTGGACGGGCTGCGCCGGGCCGGCACCACCGAGTCGGCCCGGCTGCGGGACGCGATTGCGGCCACCCGCAACTTCAACGGGGTGACCGGGGTTCTGTCCTTCACCCCCCAGCGGGAGACCATCAAGCCCATCCAGGTCCAGGTGGTCCGCAACGGCCAGTTCCGGTACTTCGGCGTGATCACCGACCCGGAGATCATCACGCCGCCCTGA
- a CDS encoding branched-chain amino acid ABC transporter permease — MLVQQIVNGLTVGAIYAVVASGLTLVYGVLRILHVAHAGIYTLGAYLGVVTYARTHSLALAFAAAMAGSGVAGWAVQRWIYLPLLSQPRIVPLIASIGLYIALEDLFRLAAGPYSLAFSARLPVGPLAAGGLTITPAQILVAAVGAPLLVAAWWVLTRTRVGLAWRALADDAPMAAASGVDVGRAVGLNVLLGSALAGAAGVLVGVFFNAVEPTMGSVPAYKGLAIIVLGGLGSFPGAVAAALLLGVVEAVAIGTVGLLPRDALAFIALIAILLLRPQGLWGRR, encoded by the coding sequence ATGCTTGTCCAGCAGATCGTCAACGGCCTGACCGTCGGCGCCATCTACGCCGTGGTCGCTTCCGGCCTCACCCTGGTCTACGGGGTGCTGCGCATCCTCCACGTGGCGCACGCCGGCATCTACACCCTGGGCGCCTACCTGGGAGTGGTGACCTACGCCCGCACCCACAGCCTGGCCCTCGCGTTTGCCGCCGCCATGGCCGGCAGCGGGGTGGCCGGGTGGGCGGTCCAGCGGTGGATCTACCTGCCGCTGCTGTCCCAGCCCCGCATCGTCCCCCTGATCGCCAGCATCGGCCTATACATCGCCCTCGAAGACCTGTTCCGCCTGGCGGCGGGGCCGTACTCCCTGGCGTTTTCCGCCCGGCTGCCCGTGGGGCCGCTGGCCGCAGGTGGGCTCACCATCACGCCGGCCCAGATCCTGGTGGCCGCCGTAGGCGCGCCCCTGCTCGTGGCGGCGTGGTGGGTGCTCACCCGCACCCGGGTCGGGCTGGCGTGGCGGGCGCTGGCCGACGACGCCCCGATGGCCGCCGCCAGCGGGGTGGACGTGGGGCGGGCGGTGGGCCTGAACGTCCTGCTGGGCTCGGCCCTGGCGGGGGCCGCCGGCGTGCTGGTGGGGGTGTTCTTCAACGCCGTGGAGCCCACCATGGGCAGCGTCCCCGCCTACAAGGGGCTGGCCATCATCGTGCTCGGCGGCCTGGGATCGTTTCCGGGTGCGGTGGCGGCGGCGCTGCTGCTGGGCGTGGTGGAGGCGGTGGCCATCGGGACGGTGGGCCTGCTGCCGCGGGACGCCCTGGCGTTCATCGCCCTCATCGCCATCCTGCTCCTCCGCCCGCAGGGCCTGTGGGGGCGGCGCTAG
- a CDS encoding branched-chain amino acid ABC transporter ATP-binding protein/permease, producing MEIGLYHVTVAIVAAIYAILAIGLNIISGYAGQPTLGHAAFWGIGAYTQALLVTRAGLSFWEALPLSAAVTALIGAGVGTVSIRLREDFLAITTIGINFVVVSIFLYTPFFGGSLGIGGVLPPTLGGTTLSKPAYLALVGAVVVALAGLDVWLRRTWLGMGWAALREDEIAAETCGVDTRRFKVVAFVLGTALAGLAGGLYAHFIQFVEYRDFGFPASVAVLSMVVVGGLGTLRGAVAGAVLLTVLPEVFRVVSNYRMLLYGVTLVLVMRYQPSGLLGPGSWLGRVLDRRLARPLRRVPAPARPAAAAAVPASDGGPIIEVRQVSKRFAGLWAVRDVSLQVRRGEIVGLVGPNGAGKTTLFNVICGLLPADGGEVLLDGRPLTGLRPSEIARRGVGRTFQITRPFGGMSVLTNVVVALGHGAYPHPRRRLRRAEEPEVLGRAWEILDRTGLADHAHTPARALPLGMQRRLEVARALALDPTVLLLDEPLGGLTAGEIEGVVALIRALREEGRTFLVVEHNMPVAMRLCDRIVVMHYGEKIAEGSPAQIQADPRVREAYLGATYAERR from the coding sequence ATGGAGATCGGCCTCTACCACGTCACCGTCGCCATCGTGGCGGCCATCTACGCCATCCTGGCCATCGGGCTGAACATCATCTCCGGCTACGCCGGTCAGCCCACCCTGGGCCACGCGGCGTTTTGGGGCATCGGCGCCTACACCCAGGCCCTGCTCGTCACCCGGGCGGGGCTGTCGTTCTGGGAGGCGCTACCGCTGTCGGCGGCGGTGACGGCCCTCATCGGCGCGGGCGTGGGCACCGTCAGCATCCGCCTGCGCGAGGACTTTTTGGCCATCACCACCATCGGCATCAACTTCGTGGTCGTCTCCATCTTCCTGTACACGCCCTTCTTCGGCGGCAGCCTCGGCATCGGCGGTGTCCTGCCTCCCACGCTGGGCGGGACGACACTCTCCAAGCCGGCCTACCTGGCCCTGGTGGGGGCGGTGGTGGTGGCCCTGGCGGGGCTGGATGTCTGGCTGCGGCGCACGTGGCTGGGCATGGGGTGGGCGGCCCTGCGGGAGGACGAAATTGCCGCCGAGACGTGCGGGGTGGACACCCGGCGGTTCAAGGTGGTCGCCTTCGTCCTGGGGACGGCCCTGGCGGGCCTCGCCGGAGGACTGTACGCGCACTTCATCCAGTTCGTGGAGTACCGGGATTTCGGCTTTCCGGCGTCGGTGGCCGTCCTGAGCATGGTGGTGGTGGGAGGCCTGGGGACCCTGCGGGGCGCCGTCGCGGGGGCTGTGCTGCTTACGGTCCTGCCGGAAGTGTTCCGGGTGGTCAGCAACTACCGGATGCTCCTGTACGGCGTCACCCTGGTCCTGGTGATGCGCTACCAACCGTCAGGGCTGCTGGGGCCGGGCTCGTGGCTGGGCCGCGTCCTGGACCGGCGCCTGGCCCGGCCCCTCCGGCGGGTCCCCGCGCCTGCCCGCCCCGCAGCGGCGGCGGCCGTCCCCGCCTCCGACGGCGGACCGATCATCGAGGTGCGCCAGGTCAGCAAGAGGTTTGCCGGCCTGTGGGCCGTCCGGGACGTCTCCCTCCAGGTGCGCCGCGGGGAGATCGTGGGGCTGGTCGGCCCCAATGGCGCCGGCAAGACCACCCTGTTCAACGTCATCTGCGGCCTGCTGCCGGCCGACGGGGGAGAGGTCCTGCTGGACGGGCGGCCGCTGACCGGGCTGCGGCCGTCGGAGATCGCCCGCCGGGGAGTGGGCCGCACCTTCCAGATCACGCGGCCATTTGGGGGGATGTCGGTGCTGACCAACGTGGTCGTCGCCCTGGGGCACGGCGCATACCCGCATCCCCGCCGGCGCCTGCGGAGGGCGGAGGAACCGGAGGTCCTGGGGCGGGCGTGGGAGATCCTGGACCGGACCGGGCTGGCCGATCACGCCCACACACCCGCGCGTGCCCTGCCCCTGGGGATGCAGCGGCGGCTGGAGGTCGCCCGCGCTCTGGCCCTGGACCCCACAGTACTGCTGCTGGACGAGCCGCTGGGCGGGCTCACCGCCGGCGAGATCGAAGGCGTGGTGGCCCTCATCCGCGCCCTGCGCGAGGAGGGCAGGACCTTTCTGGTGGTAGAGCACAACATGCCGGTGGCGATGCGGCTGTGCGACCGCATCGTGGTGATGCACTACGGGGAGAAGATCGCCGAGGGATCTCCCGCCCAGATCCAGGCCGACCCACGGGTGCGGGAGGCCTACCTTGGGGCGACGTATGCTGAACGACGTTGA
- a CDS encoding VWA domain-containing protein: MGWRHPQVLAVIPALPALAVLYVTALRRAPARLAVRFPSSLLQATASRGRHAGAVALGAALLTSVVAAAGPVVPWRVPKGLPVALVVDVSRSMEEADILPSRIEAAKAAALEFLAGLPAATPVALVTFGNYAATVVPLTTDRDRLAQAIRTLSTQLRTQLGSGLVEAVRAVAGEGRAGEAALPTLRAVAVLLSDGRASDGVPPLEAAEVARARGVRVYTVGVATETDPARLRSGIWGVLDEPTLQAIADRTGGTYYRASDARRLREVYRDLSRVVGWTVRPVDASPAAAAAAAAFLVASLVAGARLYRIG, from the coding sequence ATGGGCTGGAGACATCCACAGGTCCTGGCGGTGATCCCGGCGCTTCCTGCCCTGGCGGTGCTGTACGTCACCGCCCTGCGGCGGGCGCCGGCGCGCCTGGCGGTACGCTTTCCCTCGTCCCTGCTGCAGGCGACCGCCTCCCGCGGGCGACACGCGGGGGCGGTCGCCCTGGGCGCCGCGCTGCTGACGTCGGTGGTGGCGGCCGCGGGTCCGGTAGTGCCGTGGCGGGTTCCGAAGGGGCTGCCGGTGGCGCTGGTGGTGGACGTCAGCCGCAGCATGGAGGAGGCCGACATCCTTCCCAGCCGGATCGAGGCCGCCAAGGCCGCGGCCCTGGAGTTCCTGGCCGGGCTGCCGGCCGCCACGCCGGTGGCGCTGGTGACCTTCGGCAACTACGCGGCGACGGTCGTGCCCCTGACCACCGACCGGGACCGGCTGGCTCAGGCCATCCGCACCCTGTCCACCCAGTTGCGGACCCAGCTCGGCTCGGGCCTGGTGGAGGCGGTGCGGGCGGTGGCGGGTGAGGGGCGGGCGGGGGAGGCGGCTTTGCCGACCCTCCGGGCGGTGGCGGTGCTGCTGTCGGACGGCCGGGCCAGTGACGGCGTTCCTCCCCTGGAGGCGGCGGAGGTTGCCCGCGCCCGGGGAGTGCGGGTGTATACTGTGGGGGTGGCCACCGAGACCGACCCGGCGCGCTTGCGCAGCGGCATCTGGGGAGTGCTCGACGAGCCTACCTTGCAGGCCATCGCCGACCGCACCGGTGGGACCTACTACCGGGCCTCCGACGCCCGCCGGCTGCGGGAGGTCTACCGGGACCTGTCCCGGGTGGTCGGGTGGACGGTGCGGCCGGTGGACGCCTCGCCCGCCGCGGCCGCGGCGGCGGCGGCGTTCCTGGTCGCCTCCCTGGTGGCCGGGGCGCGGCTGTACCGGATCGGCTGA